Within Gemmatimonadaceae bacterium, the genomic segment CATCGTGCCCGGCGCACTCGAGGGAACCGCCGGCGTCGTGGGCGCCGTCGCCACGTTCAAGCAGCAGAAGTTAGGCGAAGTATGACACCGCGGGCGAACGGCGCCGCGTCCCTTGGCGTCATCGGCACGTTCGTCTGGGACACGATCTATGGCCGCGACCCTCGCGAGGCGCCGGTCGAGGAGTGGGGCGGCATCACCTACGCGCTCAGCGGACTGGATGCCGCGCTCGCCGACAATTGGCAGATCGTGCCGCTCATCAAAGTCGGGCACGACCTCGTTGGGCGCGCCCGCGAATTCATGGGGACGCTGCGCCATACATCGCCTAACGCATCGCTCATCGAAGTGCCGTACCCCAACAACCGCGTCGAGCTGCGCTACGAGACCAGCGAGCGGCGCTCGGAGCGCCTCACGGGCGGCATTCCGGGATGGAACTGGCTCGGGCTCAAGCCCCTGCTCGCCGACCTCGACGCGCTCTACATCAATTTTCTGAGCGGCTGGGAGCTCGACCTCGAGACCTGCCAGCTCATCAGACAGCATTTCCGCGGGCCGATCTACTGTGATCTGCACATGCTCGTCATGTCGGTGCTGCCCACCGGGTGGCGCGCGCTGCAACCGCTCGACCGCGTCGCCGACTGGTGTCGCTGCTTTGACCTCCTGCAGGTGAACGAAGACGAAGTCACCATGATGGCCGCTGATCCGATGGAGCTCGCGGCCACCGCGCTCTCCTCCGGCGTTCGCTGCCTCGTCGTCACGCTCGGGAGCCGCGGCGCCGTGTACTTCACCGATGCCGCATTCAATCGCATCGACGATTGCGCGCGGCGTCCATCGATCGGCTCGCCGGCCGGCCCCATTCGCACCGCGCTCGTCGCGCCGCCCTACGTCGTGCCGCAGGGCGATCCCACCGGATGCGGCGACGTCTGGGGCGCGACCTACTTTTCCCGTTTGTTGGCAGGTGATAGTTTGGCGGACGCGATGCGCGTGGCTCACCGCGCCGCGGCGCGAAACGCCGAGCACCGCGGCGCCACCGGACTTGGCCATCATCTGCGCGGAGAGCTCATCACTCAATGACCACCGTTCTCAACGTCCCGCCATCGCTGGATGACAAGACGTTCGAGACGGTGCTCGAGCAGTTGGCCCCGGTGCCCCAGGACGCCAAGGTCCTCCTCGATGCACGCCACACGCGTTGGGCATCGCCGTACGGGCTTACCGCGCTCCTAACGCTGGCACAGACGCGGGCGGAACGTCCGGCGCTCTACGTGCCCGAATCCGACGACACGAGCTCGTACTGGTCCCGCACCGGCTTTTTCCGCTTCGCCGAAGAAGCGTTCGAGCTGCACGGCGCCGTGCCGCGCGCCCGGCCCAGCACCGAGTCCGAGGTGCTGCTCGAGATCACGCCGGTCGCCAAGAGCGAGGATGTCCACGACGTCGTTGGGCGCATTCAGCAGAAGTCGCAAGCGATTCTCGTCAAAGAGCTGAATATCGACGCCAAAGCCACGATGGGCTTCGCCATGACCTTGAGCGAAGCGTGTCAGAACATCGTCGAGCATGCCGGGCGCGGCGG encodes:
- a CDS encoding carbohydrate kinase family protein, which encodes MTPRANGAASLGVIGTFVWDTIYGRDPREAPVEEWGGITYALSGLDAALADNWQIVPLIKVGHDLVGRAREFMGTLRHTSPNASLIEVPYPNNRVELRYETSERRSERLTGGIPGWNWLGLKPLLADLDALYINFLSGWELDLETCQLIRQHFRGPIYCDLHMLVMSVLPTGWRALQPLDRVADWCRCFDLLQVNEDEVTMMAADPMELAATALSSGVRCLVVTLGSRGAVYFTDAAFNRIDDCARRPSIGSPAGPIRTALVAPPYVVPQGDPTGCGDVWGATYFSRLLAGDSLADAMRVAHRAAARNAEHRGATGLGHHLRGELITQ
- a CDS encoding ATP-binding protein, coding for MTTVLNVPPSLDDKTFETVLEQLAPVPQDAKVLLDARHTRWASPYGLTALLTLAQTRAERPALYVPESDDTSSYWSRTGFFRFAEEAFELHGAVPRARPSTESEVLLEITPVAKSEDVHDVVGRIQQKSQAILVKELNIDAKATMGFAMTLSEACQNIVEHAGRGGWVAVQTYRWQKRLGRRVVVIAVCDAGVGFRESLETAQGRSRGDRWDDGMALEEAVIRGVSRFRDPGRGQGLAGVRRYIGRWDGKLSVRSGTARIAIVPSWDDDVPLEEKLPYFPGAQMQITIPERIADR